AGCAGCAAAGTTGGTTAGAGAAATCAGTTATACTCAGGTTGAAAGTGCAGAAAACACACTAGAACAGTTACAAAGCTTGGAAATAAAGTGCAAAGACTTAGCAGAATCTGACCCATGTCAAAAGTTCCCGGTTACAAGACAGAATATAAACAACTTCAAAGAAATGGTAGAAGAGTATAAGCTTAATATTCAGAGGCAAATAATGCAAGTATTGCCTGACATTCGAGGAGGGAGAACTAAGGAAGTAATTTTAGCAAACATTTTAGAGAGTAGAAAAAGATCTCCTTTTAGTCATGGAAACCTTGCCAAATGGATAGATGAAGCGGAAGCTCTCATCCGCATGCTAAGCACATACGTCAGTTTCATGAGTGAAATCACTTTTGCAGACTCACATGGACATTTTTCAGAAACCATTTTCAATCCTAACAACAGACATGTCATATGTTTTATAATGCGCTTGGTACAGAACGAAACATTACTAACAGACATGCAAAAATATCTTATGAAAACCAACGATGTTGATTACAATTGTAATGGAGAACATGTATTTTCCGGTTTTCCTTCTGATTCTTTGACAGATAAAATGGTCGTTAATGCGCGCCACTTCAAAGACTTTGATGCAGCAAATAAAGGATCATTAGAAACAGCTTTTATAATCCATCAGGCCAAAAACGAGTTTGAGAACCCAACTggtataatatttttgtataaaaatggAAAACGTATGGATACAAATTTTGAACCTCCTTCAATGCCTGGTAAACCTACATATTTTGACTCAACTCATCATAGCATCCAGTTAGAATGGAAAGTCCCAGATCAAGGTGTCTCGAATATCACTCATTATGAAGTGTCCTATAAGCAACTTAGTGATTCTGAAACAGAATGGATCACAGTCTCTACTTCCAGCAAAGAATGTTCATTTACTGCAAACGATTTGAACATTTCCTCTGTATACTTATTTCAGGTGAAGTCAGTGTGTGAAGCCGGGGTAAGCAAAGCCAGTTTAGTGAGTGAACCAATGACCACTCGTCCAACATGTCCTCCTGGTAAACCAGAAGTTCAGCTACCATCAGGTCTTCATATTAGTGTTAGATGGAACTCTCCTGATATCATTGCTAAAAATGTCAATATAAAATCTTACAATATTCAATATTGCATGTTGGAAACAACTGATGAAACCGGACCTATTGAAGCAGATAAATTGATCTGGTGCGATATGATGACTGTTCTACACAATACACCAGAAGCAGAACACAGGGCTATAAATAAGATGATCTTCATGTATCGAGTTCGTGCTGACTGTAGTGATGCTGGACAGAGCAAATACAGCCCGACAAGTGAGGCTATCTGCCTAAATATTTCGCAAGAAGAAATCAAAAAGGAAAATATCTTGCATAATTCAAAGCTTGTTCAAACCGGCTCGCCATCGGTGTATGCACTCAATTTGAAGGAAGTTGTGAGAAGAGAATCAGAAAAAATCTACAAATATGCATTTGGAAATCGTAACAGAAACACACCAACTATCGAAAAAGTAATTATGGTTGTAGGTGCAACAGGAGCAGGAAAGTCAACTTTTATCAATGGGCTGATTAATTATGTATTTGGTGTAAAATGGGAGGATCGTTATCGCTTCAAACTGGTTCATGAAGATTTCAAAACTACACAGGCAACTTCACAGACAACTTCCATAACATCCTACACAATCCATCATCAGAATGATTTCCAGGTACCCTATACGCTGACCATCATTGACACCCCTGGATTTGGTGACACATCAGGCATCAGTCGAGACAAAGAAATAACCAAACAAATTCACAGTTTCTTCTCTACTACAGGAGTAGGTGGTATCGACCATATAGATGCTATAGGATTTGTGGCTCAAGCCTCATTAGCAAGACTCACACcaacacaaaaatatgtttttgactCAATCTTGTCATTGTTTGGGAAGGATATTGCTGATAACATCTTTATCCTAGTCACTTTTGCAGATGGACAGAAACCACCAGTTATGGTAGGTATCAAAGAAGCTGAACTCCCATATAAAGGATATTTCAAGTTTAACAATTCTGCTTTGTTCGCTCAAAATAGAACTGATGGTGAGGTGCCGGAAGATGAAGAGAATGACGAGGAAGAAGAAGAGGGTGGAGGATTTGATAATATGTTCTGGCAAATGGGAGAAAAAAGTTTTAAGCTGTTCTTTAACAAGCTGGGAGCAATTGAGACAAAAAGCTTAGTATTGACCAAAGATGTCTTAGATGAGCGTAGTCAACTGGAAACATACATTGTTGGGATACAGAATGGAATCCAAACAGGGCTAAATAAACTTGAACAACTGAAGATAGAAGATGAAGTTCTCCGTCAGCACCAGAAAGATATTGACAGGAACAGAAATTTTAAGTACACAGTAGAAGAGGAAAAGGCTACTTTTGAAAAAATTCCAACAGGTACATACATCACCAACTGCATTACATGCAACAGAACATGCCACTGCCCTTGTTATATACCAGACGATGATTCTAAAAGTAAATGCTCCGCCATGCGTGGTAGTGATAACTGTGCGGTATGCGCAAACAAATGTCACTGGACGATGCATAAGAATATGACCTATCAAATTGTGATTGAAAGGCATACTGTCGAGAAAAACTCTGAAGACTTGAAGAAGCGTTACGAGAATGCAAAAGGTGCAAAAATGTCTGCTCAGCAAATCATGAACAAAATGTCAGAGGAATTTGAGGATGTCCAGTATGATGTTCTGGAATTAACAGAAGATATTCGCAAGAGTTTGAATCGACTTCAGGAGATTGCTCTTCTTCCAAATCCATTGTCATCAGTCGAATATATTGATATCCTGATCCAAAATGCAAAGGATGAAGCAAAGCCTGGATGGATGGAATATGTCAAGCAACTACATGATTTGAGAGAAAATGCCGaatgtttagaaaatgttaCGAAAGAAAATTATGATCCGTTTCAGCAGTACAAATTTATTGAGCACACACTaccaaaaagagaaaaacaaggTAGAATGAGTAAATTGAAATCGTGGTTAGGATTGTAAGTCAATGTCGCATACTGTATACTGCTATTGTTTTCAAATGGTCGATTTTCCATAAACTGGTCACGATCAGAGGTGGGCCTATTTagtaattagaaaaaaaattgctTAAAAACTGAACTAAGATGAAAACCCTAGCATATGAATGACATGCTGCTGTCGAAACTGCCGTGACTTTTGATGGAAATAAGCTGCCTACTAATCTTAGTTTGTTTAGAAATGTCAATATTTGTACTTATTtgaattatgtaggcctacgttaaTATTACCTGCGCCAAATTTCGATATTTGTGTTTCGTGTATTTGTCTGTTAGCAGAATAAcgtcaaaaattatatttaccaaatattaaaaatatcttCATCCACAGATAAAGATATGGGAGGGGGTTTGAATCCGCTGAAGGATCCCAATTATGTATCACTTTATTAGTTTACAAATTCTAGAATCTACTGTAGACGGATCTTTACCAAATTCATTCAATTGAAAGGTATATAGCTACACATGATCTCATTAAATTTTAGAGGTCATCCGAACTGTACCAggatcccaattctggaccacctTTGGACCAAATTGTGGTTTTGTGCTTACGCGTTAGTTCGGTATTTTAAACGATTTAAAACAACGGGTTGAATTATTTACTTTTGGAGGTCAGCCAATTGGCTGAGATATGTAATGTCTGACttctttttatcattattatcatattattaggcctatcattaATTATATTCCTACTAAAACGTATTGAAGCAACATCTTTACATCGGTTACACACCTTCGTAAAcacacaagtaggcctacaaacaacaAACGGATACAAAATCAATATAGTGAACCCAAGaacaaaaatgataaatataaaaCCAAACGATTTGATCTTTGATTTATTCGTACATCATggagatataggcctacagtaaattTAAAACTCAATACCGTATGCCACAATTTCAAATTGTTTATTCATGTAATGTAATGAGTGTTTTGTGCTGCCGGTTATAGTAAGTCTATTGCCTAATTGTTAGGTCTATTATCTCTAAAACCATGGAAAAAAGAGATAGATTACATCTCTGAAATATCCTAATCTGCaatcaaatatttaataataataatttattgtattgCATGTTTGAAGGAACCATGACCAATTCAGTAGTGtgatttatttatgaatatttaaactaATGCATATACATTGTAATTGTATACTACTAAATAACTAGTTCGTCgtcgtttttaaattgtaaaggAGGAAATGAAGCATACTGAAAGCGCTTCTGTGATGGTGTTAGTTACTCATTATGCGtaattaaataaagtaataCGTAAACGGGCATAATAAATAAGACTGCATGCTATTATAAAAAGCCAGATATGTTGTTATAAAAAGTATGAATGAATTTAGCTGATTCTCATGTTTTTAATTACTTGTCGTCAGAAGATTATTGACCGACAAATAGCCAAATATGATGTAAATATGAGTAGTATtaaataaactaatattaatgGATAAAGTAAAACTATTCGGTAGTTTGTAGTTAAGAGGCGGAATgtattgttacatgtttatgaGATGTtcatattataggcctacatcgcTACTGTAAAGGCATGTTTACTTACCTGAAATTATTTAACGTGAAATATACAAAATTCACGTTCTGACAATGATAAGTTTCTCTAAAAAGTAATGACAAAAAGTATGGTTATGGTGGAATTTTGTTAACAAAGAATATTTACCTATTATTGCATAAGGAAAACATTAGAATTCAGTTTTACAACTACCATATTTATTGGAATAAACGCTTCGCTTTGAATAAATGCCTTCCTCAATAGGAGaatatcattttgaataaacgctCACCACATGcatatatacacaatattgtattacaacacatttctattgTAGTAGAATTCAGTGATTAACATGatctacaattattatttaccaagtattttgatacaatttttactcTATTTTATCTCTTCtcgatattaattgtgttgtatttttccATATTATCTAgagggtatttatttgattatacatgttaccatattgcACGCAGAAAAATTAACGCCTCCCCCGAATAATAAACGTCTCCCTCAAAAGCcccggggcgtttattcaagtAAATACGGTATTATAATACGACTATTATCAATGTT
This is a stretch of genomic DNA from Antedon mediterranea chromosome 3, ecAntMedi1.1, whole genome shotgun sequence. It encodes these proteins:
- the LOC140044222 gene encoding uncharacterized protein; the encoded protein is MGSSKSKGPIDGPALGRPFTLGMLYDCRNDKLIPGTSLWDNEFLESHSVSHLQESSNFKIHTEESIADKANALDINANLKLSCLVGLVEGSGSAKYLDDRKSSNYKARVSMQYKCTTKFKQLAMEHLGKGKIMYPNVFKYGIATHVVTGILYGGQAIFVFERQFYESETYKKAHGDLQAAIKALPRISFDLPEDLKDKLDGFECTFYGDFIPPSNPTTYLDVVELYKKLSKMIGRKAVPVHVWLHPLHNLDNRAAKLVREISYTQVESAENTLEQLQSLEIKCKDLAESDPCQKFPVTRQNINNFKEMVEEYKLNIQRQIMQVLPDIRGGRTKEVILANILESRKRSPFSHGNLAKWIDEAEALIRMLSTYVSFMSEITFADSHGHFSETIFNPNNRHVICFIMRLVQNETLLTDMQKYLMKTNDVDYNCNGEHVFSGFPSDSLTDKMVVNARHFKDFDAANKGSLETAFIIHQAKNEFENPTGIIFLYKNGKRMDTNFEPPSMPGKPTYFDSTHHSIQLEWKVPDQGVSNITHYEVSYKQLSDSETEWITVSTSSKECSFTANDLNISSVYLFQVKSVCEAGVSKASLVSEPMTTRPTCPPGKPEVQLPSGLHISVRWNSPDIIAKNVNIKSYNIQYCMLETTDETGPIEADKLIWCDMMTVLHNTPEAEHRAINKMIFMYRVRADCSDAGQSKYSPTSEAICLNISQEEIKKENILHNSKLVQTGSPSVYALNLKEVVRRESEKIYKYAFGNRNRNTPTIEKVIMVVGATGAGKSTFINGLINYVFGVKWEDRYRFKLVHEDFKTTQATSQTTSITSYTIHHQNDFQVPYTLTIIDTPGFGDTSGISRDKEITKQIHSFFSTTGVGGIDHIDAIGFVAQASLARLTPTQKYVFDSILSLFGKDIADNIFILVTFADGQKPPVMVGIKEAELPYKGYFKFNNSALFAQNRTDGEVPEDEENDEEEEEGGGFDNMFWQMGEKSFKLFFNKLGAIETKSLVLTKDVLDERSQLETYIVGIQNGIQTGLNKLEQLKIEDEVLRQHQKDIDRNRNFKYTVEEEKATFEKIPTGTYITNCITCNRTCHCPCYIPDDDSKSKCSAMRGSDNCAVCANKCHWTMHKNMTYQIVIERHTVEKNSEDLKKRYENAKGAKMSAQQIMNKMSEEFEDVQYDVLELTEDIRKSLNRLQEIALLPNPLSSVEYIDILIQNAKDEAKPGWMEYVKQLHDLRENAECLENVTKENYDPFQQYKFIEHTLPKREKQGRMSKLKSWLGL